From Salinibacterium sp. ZJ450, one genomic window encodes:
- a CDS encoding glutamine synthetase family protein, protein MAPPRSGNLTLDELSALIESRQIDTVLVAFTDMQGRLIGKRVSARLFSEEVASHGAEACNYLLAVDVEMNTVGGYAMSSWERGYGDMVMLPDLDTLRLLPWLPGTAMVTADLTWLDGVPVVASPRAILRAQIARLAERDLVPFVGTELEFLVFDDSYREAWAKNYTALSPASDYNIDYAVLASTRMEPLLRDIRLAMDGAGMYVEGVKGECNLGQQEIAFRYDHALVTADNHSIYKNGAKEIADQHGKALTFMAKFNEREGNSCHIHISVRGTDGAPVLADADNRYGFSPMMEHFIAGQLATLREFTLLLAPNINSYKRYVPGSFAPTAVAWGVDNRTCALRLVGRGVGLRVENRVPGGDVNQYLAIAALIAGGLYGIENELPLEPELDGNAYVSDAARVPSTLREAADLFAGSRIARDAFGDEVVEHYLNNAHVELAAYEAAVTDWERIRGFERL, encoded by the coding sequence ATGGCACCACCTCGATCGGGCAATCTCACGCTCGATGAGCTCAGCGCACTCATCGAATCGCGCCAAATCGACACCGTGTTGGTGGCCTTCACCGACATGCAGGGGCGGCTGATCGGCAAGCGTGTCTCGGCGCGGCTGTTCAGTGAGGAAGTCGCCAGCCACGGGGCGGAGGCGTGCAATTACCTGCTCGCGGTCGATGTCGAGATGAACACGGTCGGCGGCTACGCGATGAGCTCATGGGAGCGCGGTTACGGCGACATGGTGATGTTGCCCGACCTCGACACACTGCGACTGCTGCCCTGGCTGCCCGGCACCGCCATGGTGACCGCCGACCTGACCTGGCTCGACGGTGTCCCGGTGGTGGCCAGCCCCCGTGCAATCCTGCGAGCGCAGATCGCGCGGCTGGCTGAGCGTGACCTGGTGCCGTTCGTGGGAACCGAGTTGGAGTTCCTGGTGTTCGACGACAGCTATCGCGAGGCCTGGGCGAAGAACTACACCGCGCTTTCGCCTGCTAGTGACTACAACATCGACTACGCGGTGCTCGCCTCCACCCGCATGGAGCCACTGCTGCGCGACATCCGGCTCGCCATGGACGGCGCCGGCATGTACGTCGAGGGGGTCAAGGGGGAGTGCAATCTCGGCCAGCAGGAGATCGCGTTCCGCTACGACCACGCCCTGGTCACCGCCGACAACCACTCGATCTACAAGAACGGGGCCAAGGAGATCGCCGACCAGCACGGCAAGGCGCTCACCTTCATGGCTAAGTTCAACGAGCGCGAGGGCAACAGCTGCCACATCCACATCAGCGTGCGCGGCACGGATGGCGCGCCCGTGCTCGCCGACGCGGACAACCGGTACGGCTTCTCGCCGATGATGGAGCACTTCATCGCCGGGCAGCTGGCCACGCTGCGGGAGTTCACCCTGCTGCTCGCCCCCAACATCAACTCGTACAAGCGGTACGTTCCCGGCAGTTTCGCGCCCACTGCGGTGGCCTGGGGCGTCGACAACCGCACCTGTGCGCTGCGGCTGGTCGGCCGTGGTGTGGGGCTCCGCGTTGAGAACCGGGTGCCGGGCGGCGACGTGAACCAGTACCTGGCCATCGCCGCGCTGATCGCAGGCGGGCTGTATGGCATCGAGAACGAGCTGCCGCTCGAGCCGGAACTTGACGGCAACGCCTACGTGAGCGATGCCGCTCGCGTGCCATCCACCCTGCGCGAGGCGGCCGACCTGTTCGCCGGCTCGCGCATCGCGCGAGAC
- a CDS encoding peroxiredoxin-like family protein — protein MMSTVEEQIEAAEREWLDAWHRGPERLRWDRVPLQLGDPAPDLELLDHTGESVHLATFWEQSPALLLFWRHFGCSCGLDRAARLTAEYDQYLDAGASVVVIGQGEPARAAEYRDRTGIPCPILCDPDRASYRSFDLLEGTSAQILFDSPDEFLRCDPAAGESLAASRHGTSRATVDSPWQLPGEFVIGHGGVVQLAYRYQYCEDWPDPRVLTAAIRFGGFEGGPQ, from the coding sequence ATGATGAGCACTGTCGAGGAGCAAATCGAAGCGGCCGAGAGGGAATGGCTCGACGCCTGGCATCGTGGCCCTGAGCGGCTCCGGTGGGACCGAGTGCCCCTGCAGCTAGGCGATCCCGCACCGGACTTGGAACTGCTAGATCACACGGGCGAGTCGGTGCACCTGGCAACATTTTGGGAGCAGAGCCCGGCGCTCCTCCTGTTCTGGCGTCACTTCGGATGCAGTTGCGGGCTCGACCGGGCCGCCCGGCTCACAGCCGAGTACGACCAGTACCTCGATGCTGGTGCGTCGGTCGTCGTGATCGGCCAAGGTGAGCCGGCCCGGGCCGCAGAGTACCGGGATCGCACCGGCATTCCCTGCCCCATCCTGTGTGACCCTGATCGTGCCTCATACCGCTCATTCGATCTGCTTGAGGGAACGAGTGCGCAGATACTTTTCGATTCGCCGGATGAGTTCCTTCGCTGCGATCCGGCTGCAGGTGAGTCGCTGGCGGCTTCACGGCACGGCACGTCGCGGGCCACGGTGGACAGCCCTTGGCAGCTCCCGGGAGAGTTCGTGATCGGACACGGAGGCGTCGTGCAGCTCGCCTATCGATATCAATACTGCGAGGACTGGCCCGACCCCCGCGTGCTCACCGCGGCCATCAGATTCGGCGGATTCGAGGGTGGCCCCCAGTAA
- a CDS encoding SDR family oxidoreductase — protein MQIEGISAVVTGAASGLGAATARALAGRGASVIGLDLPAAIERAGAMPPGVRYVAADVASADEVARALDTLDPDGPPLRLAVNCAGVAPAARLVSSRGVHDLDLFRRAIEVNLIGTFNVMRLAAAVMADRDPDADGQRGVIINTASIAAFDGQIGQVAYAASKGGVVAMTLPAARDLARSGIRVNTIAPGIVDTPMLAGLGEETREALARDIPFPARLAHPDEYAQLVLMIAEHDYLNGETIRMDAALRMPPQ, from the coding sequence ATGCAGATCGAGGGAATCAGCGCGGTCGTCACCGGCGCCGCATCGGGGCTCGGGGCCGCCACTGCCCGCGCGCTGGCCGGGCGCGGGGCATCCGTCATCGGCCTCGACCTGCCGGCGGCCATCGAGCGGGCAGGAGCGATGCCTCCGGGAGTCCGGTACGTCGCCGCGGATGTCGCAAGCGCCGACGAGGTCGCCCGAGCCCTCGACACGCTCGACCCGGACGGCCCGCCGCTTCGGCTGGCCGTGAACTGCGCCGGGGTCGCCCCGGCCGCCCGACTGGTGTCCTCGCGCGGTGTCCATGACCTCGACTTGTTCCGGCGTGCCATCGAGGTGAATCTGATCGGCACCTTCAACGTGATGCGGCTCGCCGCCGCCGTGATGGCCGACCGTGACCCCGATGCCGACGGCCAGCGCGGCGTCATCATTAACACGGCGTCGATCGCGGCGTTCGACGGCCAGATCGGCCAAGTGGCCTACGCCGCGTCGAAGGGCGGAGTGGTCGCGATGACGCTTCCCGCTGCGCGCGACCTCGCCCGGTCCGGCATCCGGGTCAACACCATCGCGCCCGGCATCGTCGACACGCCGATGCTCGCCGGGCTCGGCGAGGAGACCCGCGAGGCGTTGGCTCGCGACATCCCATTCCCGGCAAGGCTTGCGCACCCAGACGAGTACGCGCAACTCGTGCTCATGATCGCCGAACATGACTACCTCAACGGCGAGACGATTCGAATGGATGCTGCCCTGCGCATGCCGCCCCAGTGA
- the bcp gene encoding thioredoxin-dependent thiol peroxidase: protein MTDNRLAPGDTAPAFTLIDQDGNSVSLSDYAGRKVIVYFYPAAMTPGCTTQACDFRDSLNSLAGAGYQVLGISKDNAAKQKQFENKEHLNFPLLSDEDLAVHHAYATWGPKSLYGKIIDGVIRSTFVIDGQGTIEQALYNVKATGHVAMLRKRLGIDAA from the coding sequence ATGACTGACAACCGCCTCGCACCCGGCGACACCGCCCCCGCGTTCACGCTCATCGATCAGGACGGCAACTCGGTGTCGCTGTCCGACTACGCGGGTCGGAAGGTCATCGTCTACTTCTACCCGGCCGCGATGACGCCGGGGTGCACCACGCAGGCGTGCGACTTCCGCGACAGCCTCAACTCCCTGGCGGGAGCCGGCTACCAGGTACTCGGCATCTCCAAGGACAACGCTGCCAAGCAGAAGCAGTTCGAAAACAAGGAACACCTGAACTTTCCGCTGCTCAGCGACGAAGACCTCGCGGTGCACCACGCCTATGCCACCTGGGGACCGAAGTCGCTCTACGGCAAGATCATCGACGGCGTGATCCGTTCCACCTTCGTCATCGACGGGCAGGGCACGATCGAACAGGCCCTGTACAACGTGAAGGCCACCGGGCACGTGGCGATGCTGCGCAAGCGGCTCGGGATCGACGCGGCCTGA
- a CDS encoding amino acid permease, giving the protein MTEQKRVAGVTYQRAGEQYFERRKLQRSAGIWGLWGLAVAAVISGDFSGWNFGIDFAGFGGMLIAFAILVAMYYGMIFSIGEMAAAMPHTGGAYSFARSAMGPWGGLVTGLAETIEYVATTAVIVFFSAQYADGITSELLGFTLADNMWIWWLVLYAAFILLNAAGAHISFRFAIVVSIISIGILVVFSLMALFSGAFNWDSLFNIEPDPGQSAFLPHGVLPILFALPFAMWFFLGIEELPLAAEESHDPVRDIPRAGFWARGTLIVTGLLVLFLNTGVIGAQAAAVSLEPLLDGFRAIVGDGAAAVLALFALIGLLASLQGIMFAYGRNMYSLSRAGYYPKFFSLTGKRRTPWIALVIGAVIGFIALVVLDILSRVDAAGVGAVAGAIVLNIAVWGAVLAYLLQMVSFIILRVRFPNANRPYRSPWGIPGAAIAAVIAALIFLGFLLNATFQPAIIAIVVVYVVILVGFAVYGRKQLVLSPEEEYAMSGGLHGDPQTEGYDAMEAEVFEAPTPVAETAVAPEDGPDDPRR; this is encoded by the coding sequence ATGACAGAGCAGAAGAGGGTCGCGGGTGTCACATACCAGCGCGCCGGCGAACAGTACTTCGAGCGGCGCAAGCTGCAGCGCTCGGCGGGCATCTGGGGCCTCTGGGGACTCGCCGTGGCCGCGGTCATCTCCGGCGACTTCTCCGGCTGGAACTTCGGCATCGACTTCGCCGGGTTCGGCGGCATGCTGATCGCGTTCGCGATCCTCGTCGCGATGTATTACGGCATGATCTTCTCGATCGGCGAGATGGCGGCAGCGATGCCGCACACCGGCGGGGCGTACTCGTTCGCCCGCTCGGCGATGGGCCCGTGGGGCGGCCTGGTCACGGGCCTCGCCGAGACTATCGAGTACGTGGCGACCACGGCAGTGATTGTGTTCTTCTCGGCCCAGTACGCCGACGGCATCACCAGTGAGCTGCTGGGCTTCACCCTCGCCGACAACATGTGGATTTGGTGGTTGGTGCTCTACGCCGCATTCATCCTCCTGAACGCCGCCGGCGCGCACATCTCGTTCCGGTTCGCCATCGTGGTGTCGATCATCTCCATCGGCATCCTGGTCGTCTTCTCGCTGATGGCGCTGTTCTCCGGCGCGTTCAACTGGGACAGTCTGTTCAACATCGAGCCAGACCCCGGGCAGTCGGCGTTCCTGCCGCACGGCGTGCTGCCGATCCTGTTCGCGCTGCCGTTCGCCATGTGGTTCTTCCTCGGCATCGAGGAGTTGCCTCTGGCTGCCGAGGAATCGCACGACCCTGTACGGGACATCCCTCGCGCCGGGTTCTGGGCGCGGGGCACCCTGATCGTCACCGGCCTGCTTGTGCTGTTTCTCAACACCGGCGTGATCGGGGCCCAGGCCGCCGCGGTGTCGCTTGAACCGTTGCTCGACGGCTTCCGGGCCATCGTTGGCGACGGGGCCGCGGCGGTGCTCGCCCTGTTCGCCTTGATCGGGCTGCTGGCATCGTTGCAGGGCATCATGTTCGCCTACGGGCGCAACATGTACTCGCTGTCGCGCGCCGGCTACTACCCCAAGTTCTTCTCGCTCACCGGCAAGCGGCGCACCCCGTGGATCGCTCTGGTGATCGGAGCGGTCATCGGGTTCATCGCGCTGGTCGTGCTGGACATCCTGAGCCGGGTTGACGCGGCAGGCGTCGGAGCGGTCGCGGGTGCGATCGTCCTGAACATCGCCGTCTGGGGAGCGGTGCTCGCCTACCTGCTGCAGATGGTGTCGTTCATCATTCTGCGCGTGCGCTTCCCGAACGCAAACCGCCCGTACCGCAGCCCCTGGGGCATCCCCGGGGCAGCGATCGCCGCGGTGATCGCTGCGCTGATCTTTCTGGGATTCCTGTTGAACGCCACATTCCAGCCGGCGATCATCGCGATTGTGGTGGTGTACGTGGTGATCCTGGTTGGGTTCGCTGTGTACGGGCGTAAACAACTGGTGCTCTCCCCCGAAGAGGAATACGCGATGAGCGGCGGACTGCATGGGGACCCGCAGACGGAGGGCTACGACGCGATGGAGGCTGAGGTCTTCGAGGCGCCGACCCCGGTCGCCGAGACCGCGGTCGCTCCCGAAGACGGCCCTGATGACCCGAGGCGGTAG